The Streptomyces nigra genome includes the window TGGGAGCTGGCCGAACGCGCCTGGAGCCGTTCGGAGATGCGCCACGACATGACCATGGAGGCGATCCGGATCTCCCAGGCCCGCGCGGCCCTGAGCGAGTTCGGACCGCCGCCGGCCAGTGCTGCCAAGGGCGGCGCCAAGACCGGCCGGGGCGCCCGTCGCGGCGGAAGCGCCACGGCGACACCGGGCGTGGCCGGTCCCGCCGGGGTGGCCCCCTCGGTCCCGGTGCAGCCGTCCGCCCCCGACGTACGGGACTCCTCGGGCCGTCCGGCCCCGGCGCGGGACTCCGGGGACGTCCGGGACGCCGAGTCCTCAGGGGGCAACTCCTGGGGCGTGGCGGGCTATCGGGGCCCCGCGCCGACCGGCGCGTCGCCGGCCGGGGCCTATCCGCCCGGCGCCCAGGGCTCGTTCGGCGAGCCGCCGCAGGGTCCCCGGGCCGACCGGCGGGCTCCCGCCCCCGCCGGCGCGGGCAAGCGGCGGCTGACGATGTTCCTCGCGGGTGTCGTCGGCGTACTGGTCGTGATCGGCCTGGCCTTCTACCTCACCGAGGGCGGCGGGAAGCCGGACGGCGGGGTCGCCAAGTCGCCCGCGCCGAGTGTCACCACCGACCCGGAGCTGCCGCCCGGCGTGAAGTGCAGCGGCGACTCCTGCACCGGCAAGGACGCCGAGGCGATGGGGTGCAGCGGCGACCTGGTGACCACCGCGAAGACCACGACCGTCGGCACGGCCGTGGTCGAGGTCCGCTACAGCGAGACGTGCGGCGCCGCGTGGGGCCGGGTCACCCAGGCGTCGCAGGGCGCCGAGGTCTCGGTGGCGGTCGGCAAGGCCAAGGAGACCGGTTCCATCACGGAGGCCGGCGACACGATCGCCTACACGCCGATGGTCGCGGTGAAGGACGCGGGCGAGGCCGTCGCCTGTGTGACGCTGCCCGCCGGACAGGACGGCTGCACGAAGTAGCGGGCCGCCCGGCCCCGTCGGACACCCGGCCCGCACAGGGGGCCGGGAAGAAATCCGGCGGGGCAGGAATGGGCGCCGGATTACGGGGCACGCGCACGGTACCCCCACGGGAGTCCGGCATCGGTACCCCCACCCGGCGGCCGCCAGGTCCTGCTCTCCCGGACCGGTGGCCGCCTCCTCGTTCCCGCGACCGCACGGTCCTTCCTGGCCATACCGGTGACTCTGTGGGCCGGGCCACAGGGACCCGGCCGTGCGCGCCCTCCGATGCGCGATAGCCTGACCGGTGGATCTCTCGACGCCAAGAGATCGATCATCCTGACGTCCCGCACCCAGGGGCGGGGACGACCCACCGACAGCTGTCCTACGGAGAACGCCATGACCCGCACTCCCGTGAACGTCACCGTCACCGGCGCGGCCGGCCAGATCGGTTACGCCCTGCTCTTCCGCATCGCCTCAGGCCAGCTGCTCGGCGCGGACGTGCCGGTCAAGCTGCGGCTCCTGGAGATCACGCCGGCCCTGAAGGCCGCCGAGGGCACCGCGATGGAGCTCGACGACTGCGCGTTCCCGCTGCTCCAGGGCATCGACATCACCGACGACCCGAACGTCGCCTTCGACGGCGCCAACGTCGGTCTGCTCGTGGGCGCCCGCCCCCGCACCAAGGGCATGGAGCGCGGTGACCTCCTCGAGGCCAACGGCGGCATCTTCAAGCCGCAGGGCAAGGCCATCAACGACCACGCCGCGGACGACGTCAGGATCCTGGT containing:
- a CDS encoding DUF2690 domain-containing protein; its protein translation is MPRWKDLPDEMDPQVREFASQLRRLVDRSGLSIAALADRTGYSKTSWERYLNGRLLAPKGAIVALAEVTGTNPVHLTTMWELAERAWSRSEMRHDMTMEAIRISQARAALSEFGPPPASAAKGGAKTGRGARRGGSATATPGVAGPAGVAPSVPVQPSAPDVRDSSGRPAPARDSGDVRDAESSGGNSWGVAGYRGPAPTGASPAGAYPPGAQGSFGEPPQGPRADRRAPAPAGAGKRRLTMFLAGVVGVLVVIGLAFYLTEGGGKPDGGVAKSPAPSVTTDPELPPGVKCSGDSCTGKDAEAMGCSGDLVTTAKTTTVGTAVVEVRYSETCGAAWGRVTQASQGAEVSVAVGKAKETGSITEAGDTIAYTPMVAVKDAGEAVACVTLPAGQDGCTK